A single region of the Lacerta agilis isolate rLacAgi1 chromosome 9, rLacAgi1.pri, whole genome shotgun sequence genome encodes:
- the LOC117052609 gene encoding 16 kDa beta-galactoside-binding lectin-like — MYGVNVALRSRVRIQEMFSVDLGEDCENLVLRFNPRFDNQYDAATIFCMSKRYGVWGKEERITDFPFEKGGKFKLSFTLFPYETKVQLADGHDIFFPNRLGLKTIKYVAVEGDVKIKALRFLRLI, encoded by the exons atgtatggtgtgaatgtggcccttcgGTCCCGAGTTCGAATCcaagaaat GTTTTCCGTGGATCTGGGCGAAGACTGTGAAAATCTTGTCCTTCGCTTCAACCCACGCTTTGACAACCAGTATGACGCAGCCACCATCTTCTGCATGTCCAAACGATATGGGGtgtgggggaaagaagagaggaTAACAGACTTCCCCTTTGAGAAAGGTGGCAAATTTAAG CTTTCCTTCACTCTTTTCCCTTATGAGACCAAGGTGCAGCTGGCAGACGGCCACGACATCTTCTTCCCTAACCGGCTGGGCCTGAAGACCATCAAGTACGTTGCAGTGGAAGGAGATGTCAAGATCAAAGCCCTCAGATTTCTCAGATTAATCTAG
- the LOC117052608 gene encoding galectin-1-like: MQPQPPSLLDGPWAHLISRTKTGVVATEFQALHGDMIQVKGRILPDAKEFVVKLGQDPDNLVLHFNPRFDRQRCPDTIVCNSKENGVWGKEEESLSKFPFEPGARVEVRSEQ; the protein is encoded by the exons CAACCGCCAAGCCTGCTCGATGGTCCCTGGGCTCACCTTATTTCCAGGACAAAGACC GGAGTAGTTGCCACGGAGTTTCAAGCCCTGCATGGAGACATGATCCAGGTGAAAGGAAGGATCCTGCCAGATGCCAAAGA ATTCGTTGTGAAACTGGGCCAAGACCCTGACAACCTCGTTCTTCACTTCAACCCGCGCTTTGACCGCCAGAGGTGTCCGGACACCATTGTGTGCAACTCCAAGGAAAATGGGGtgtgggggaaagaggaggagagccTCTCCAAGTTCCCTTTCGAGCCAGGCGCCAGAGTTGAGGTGAGGTCCGAGCAGTAG
- the LOC117053062 gene encoding 16 kDa beta-galactoside-binding lectin-like, translating to METKLIATHLQLEHGDTIVVNGRCWQDARSFVVNLGQDCENVILHFNPRFNYQTDVNVIVCNFKKLGKWGAEERLNFFPFEQGGKFKISFTFLSSEIKVLAEGHEFAFPNQLGLDVISYIAVQGDINLRVLKLVPPRRVDE from the exons ATGGAGACG AAGCTGATTGCTACCCACCTTCAACTTGAACACGGAGACACGATTGTAGTGAATGGGAGGTGCTGGCAAGATGCCAGAAG CTTTGTTGTGAATCTGGGCCAAGACTGTGAAAATGTCATCCTTCACTTCAACCCCCGTTTTAACTACCAGACCGATGTGAACGTCATTGTCTGCAATTTCAAGAAGTTGGGGAAGTGGGGAGCAGAGGAGAGACTGAACTTCTTCCCTTTTGAGCAAGGCGGCAAATTCAAG ATCTCCTTCACCTTTCTTTCTTCGGAGATAAAAGTCTTGGCAGAGGGCCATGAATTCGCCTTCCCCAACCAGCTAGGCCTGGATGTCATCAGCTATATAGCAGTGCAAGGAGACATTAACCTCAGAGTCCTCAAACTTGTCCCCCCTCGTCGTGTGGATGAATAA